One window from the genome of Armatimonadota bacterium encodes:
- a CDS encoding endonuclease domain-containing protein codes for MRRTASERAKTNAKVLRRHMTGPEKVLWSRLREWRNRGYTIRRQHPIGPYVVDFVCMERRVVIEVDGVSHDSEQLTKDAARDALIKSLGFLVIRISNDDVLHQTDAVLTHIWAVLEGG; via the coding sequence ATGCGGCGGACGGCTTCGGAACGCGCAAAAACGAATGCCAAAGTTTTGCGCCGCCACATGACAGGGCCGGAAAAAGTCCTGTGGTCAAGGCTCCGCGAATGGCGGAACCGCGGCTATACAATCCGCCGCCAGCATCCAATTGGTCCGTACGTTGTTGACTTCGTGTGCATGGAGCGCCGGGTTGTCATCGAGGTGGATGGAGTGAGCCACGATTCGGAGCAACTAACCAAAGATGCTGCTCGTGACGCCCTTATAAAATCTTTGGGGTTCCTCGTGATTCGGATATCAAACGACGACGTGTTGCACCAAACCGATGCGGTTTTGACACACATTTGGGCGGTGTTAGAGGGCGGGTAG
- a CDS encoding ribonucleoside-diphosphate reductase subunit alpha, whose protein sequence is MSSTLSDLELKRYALMSTGERPKLDWADEISRELSFEKEIRLVSGKSEQAFQVGVVGEIVGDAMAAVLLSQGRTDLDTPENRQFAKRIARNVIDRLGTLGGDRLSITEYDLSVLIEAVLIEAGAFEVAKSLVSQRSRLPKGDSPVGRVKLIRRNQQVVPWSTDKVEIAVRKAFLSQGLNSEPAVEISANVEMKVLSSGNAYVGIETIQDLVQEELMRGGHFKVAEAYITYRAQRAMMRLEERATAASSDQFEMISVLDKDGVPQFWDGEDLRRRIDFALIGLDIDMPRDRIEVELRRSITADIPAADLRKLIVMNAKTLMEKDADFRFFAARILLTYIYEEVLDWDIVRDGLDKLKQFHAQAFLRNIQQAVEIDRISPDLRVYDMAKLASALDPTADLDFDFLGIQTLYDRYLITDKTGKTQRRLETPQMFWMRVAMGLFKDEDGREDKAIELYQLYKSRRFCSSTPTLFNSGTLRSQLSSCYLYKVDDSIESIMLRGIAENAFLSKWAGGLGGSWTSVRGTGGFINGTNGESQGVIPFLKMHNDQLVAVNQGGKRAGSGCAYLETWHNDIYDFLELRRNTGDERRRTHDMNTANWVPDLFMKRMEERGNWTLFRSNEVKDLHDLYGQAFETRYVEYEAMAKRGEIWGREIEALELWKAMLKMLFETGHPWITFKDPCNLRSPQDHVGVIHSSNLCTEITLNTSADETAVCNLGSIVIDNHLTPDGEIDHAKLRETVRVAVRALDNVIDINFYPTEAAKNANSKHRPIGLGVMGLHHALFEKGVDFASEEAIEFNDEIMEAVAYYAYEASSDLAAERGVYSSYKGSKWDRGMLPQDTLETLERERGIPVEVPRGGKMDWTPVREKIATQGMRNSNVLAIAPTATIANIMGTSPCIEPLYKNMYVKSNLSGDFVVVNPYMVKDLKARGLWTPDVIDQVKYFDGELDAIEEIPDDLKQKFATAFAIPYEYVIDAAARRQKWIDQSQSVNLFLGQADLKTLSHMYRRAWHVGLKTTYYLRTLGASNIEKATVAVKKQADERRVYTEAEKAACSIEAMRNGEECEACQ, encoded by the coding sequence ATGAGCAGCACTCTATCGGATCTGGAACTGAAGCGTTACGCCCTGATGTCAACCGGCGAACGGCCGAAGCTGGACTGGGCTGACGAGATCAGCCGGGAACTCAGTTTTGAAAAGGAGATCCGATTGGTCAGCGGGAAAAGCGAGCAGGCATTTCAGGTTGGGGTGGTGGGCGAGATCGTCGGGGACGCGATGGCCGCCGTCCTTCTTAGCCAAGGCCGCACTGATTTGGACACCCCCGAAAACCGCCAATTTGCCAAGCGGATCGCGCGGAATGTCATCGACCGGTTGGGGACACTGGGTGGCGACCGGCTCTCGATCACCGAATACGACCTCTCGGTCTTGATCGAAGCCGTCTTGATTGAGGCGGGGGCATTTGAAGTTGCCAAAAGCCTGGTCAGCCAGCGGAGCCGGTTACCCAAGGGCGATAGCCCGGTGGGACGGGTCAAGCTCATCCGGCGGAACCAACAGGTGGTGCCGTGGAGCACCGACAAGGTGGAGATTGCGGTTCGCAAGGCGTTTTTGAGCCAAGGGCTGAACAGTGAGCCAGCGGTTGAAATTTCGGCAAATGTTGAAATGAAGGTTCTTTCCAGCGGCAACGCCTATGTGGGCATCGAAACTATCCAAGATTTGGTTCAAGAAGAATTGATGCGCGGGGGCCATTTCAAGGTCGCCGAAGCCTACATCACCTATCGGGCCCAGCGCGCCATGATGCGTTTGGAAGAGCGGGCCACAGCGGCGAGCAGCGACCAGTTCGAAATGATCTCGGTGCTGGACAAGGATGGCGTCCCCCAGTTTTGGGATGGCGAAGACCTGCGGCGGCGCATTGATTTCGCCTTGATCGGTTTGGATATTGATATGCCGCGCGACCGCATTGAAGTGGAGCTCCGTCGAAGCATCACCGCGGACATCCCGGCGGCCGACTTGCGGAAGCTGATCGTGATGAACGCCAAGACCCTGATGGAAAAGGATGCCGACTTCCGGTTTTTTGCCGCCCGGATCTTGCTGACATACATCTATGAAGAGGTTTTGGATTGGGATATCGTCCGCGACGGCCTCGACAAGCTAAAGCAGTTCCATGCCCAGGCGTTTTTGCGCAACATCCAGCAGGCGGTGGAGATCGACCGGATCTCGCCGGATCTGCGGGTTTACGACATGGCCAAGCTGGCCTCCGCCTTGGATCCGACAGCCGACCTGGACTTCGACTTTTTGGGCATCCAAACCCTTTACGACCGATACCTGATTACCGACAAAACCGGAAAAACGCAGCGGCGGCTCGAAACTCCCCAAATGTTCTGGATGCGGGTGGCCATGGGGCTGTTCAAAGACGAAGATGGCCGCGAAGACAAAGCCATCGAGCTTTACCAACTCTACAAAAGCCGGCGGTTCTGCAGCAGCACGCCCACCCTGTTCAATTCCGGCACACTGCGCAGCCAACTCAGCAGCTGCTACCTTTACAAGGTCGATGATTCGATTGAGAGCATCATGTTGCGGGGGATCGCCGAAAATGCGTTTTTGAGCAAATGGGCCGGCGGGCTCGGGGGCAGTTGGACCAGCGTGCGGGGCACGGGTGGGTTCATCAATGGAACCAATGGCGAAAGTCAGGGGGTGATCCCGTTCCTCAAGATGCACAACGACCAATTAGTCGCCGTGAACCAAGGCGGCAAGCGGGCGGGTTCCGGTTGTGCCTATTTGGAAACCTGGCACAACGACATCTACGACTTTTTGGAGCTGCGGCGCAACACCGGCGACGAGCGCCGCCGCACGCACGACATGAACACCGCCAACTGGGTTCCCGACCTCTTCATGAAGCGGATGGAAGAGCGGGGGAATTGGACGTTGTTCCGATCCAACGAGGTCAAAGATCTCCACGACCTTTATGGCCAGGCCTTTGAAACCCGCTATGTGGAATATGAGGCAATGGCCAAGCGCGGCGAAATCTGGGGTCGCGAAATCGAGGCGTTGGAGCTCTGGAAAGCCATGCTGAAGATGCTGTTCGAAACCGGGCATCCGTGGATCACGTTCAAAGACCCGTGCAACCTGCGCTCACCCCAGGACCACGTCGGAGTCATCCACAGCTCCAACCTGTGTACGGAAATCACGCTGAACACCAGCGCCGATGAAACCGCCGTTTGCAACCTGGGCAGCATCGTCATCGATAACCACCTGACCCCGGATGGGGAGATCGACCATGCGAAATTGCGGGAAACCGTCCGCGTGGCCGTCCGCGCCTTGGATAACGTCATCGACATCAACTTCTATCCGACCGAAGCGGCAAAGAACGCCAACAGCAAACACCGGCCAATCGGTTTGGGGGTCATGGGCTTGCACCATGCCTTGTTTGAGAAGGGTGTCGACTTTGCCAGCGAGGAAGCCATCGAATTCAATGACGAAATCATGGAAGCGGTTGCCTATTACGCCTACGAGGCGTCATCGGATCTCGCCGCCGAACGGGGTGTCTATTCCAGCTACAAGGGCTCAAAGTGGGATCGTGGGATGCTGCCGCAAGACACTCTCGAAACCTTGGAACGTGAGCGCGGCATCCCGGTTGAAGTGCCCCGAGGCGGGAAAATGGACTGGACACCAGTGCGCGAGAAAATCGCCACCCAAGGCATGCGCAATTCCAACGTGTTGGCCATTGCCCCCACCGCCACCATCGCCAACATCATGGGCACCAGCCCATGCATCGAACCGCTCTACAAGAACATGTACGTCAAGAGCAACTTGAGCGGCGACTTTGTGGTGGTCAACCCGTACATGGTCAAGGACCTGAAGGCGCGGGGCCTGTGGACACCGGATGTCATCGACCAGGTCAAATACTTTGACGGGGAACTGGATGCCATCGAAGAAATCCCGGACGACCTGAAGCAGAAATTTGCCACCGCGTTCGCCATCCCCTACGAATATGTGATCGATGCGGCGGCGCGGCGGCAAAAGTGGATCGACCAATCGCAATCGGTGAACCTGTTCCTTGGGCAAGCGGATCTCAAGACGCTGTCGCACATGTATCGCCGGGCGTGGCACGTCGGGCTGAAAACCACGTACTACCTGCGCACCCTGGGGGCCAGCAACATCGAAAAGGCGACGGTCGCGGTCAAAAAGCAGGCCGACGAGCGGCGGGTCTATACGGAAGCGGAAAAGGCGGCCTGCTCGATTGAAGCCATGCGCAACGGCGAGGAGTGTGAGGCGTGTCAGTGA